The Tepidibacter aestuarii genome contains a region encoding:
- a CDS encoding LiaF transmembrane domain-containing protein, whose product MRRWRVGNLSSGVMFIILGLVLLTSLLKGVEITEYIFKFWPVVLIILGFEIIAHVYFSKEEQSKVKYDILSMFMIILIGIFSIGAYTISSLDIMPKLSSCINRQEYSTLINDKEINIDNNIKKVIVDYPRHYTYATLNIKEGVKSKIIVSGKATVLASSKEKSENIINSSKIKSREVGDDLYIEFEDLAKAENLNPGVTRVEYTIFLPGNKNIEIEANNQNIDINGDAVKNKWVIKRPLDVDINVDLDDNLDIFATVENSNGLKGNVEWNKNNDFQDEESDSRYTRGNVKLKEGLNKIYIMECEEVKVNTLY is encoded by the coding sequence ATGCGAAGATGGAGAGTGGGAAACCTATCTTCAGGTGTAATGTTTATTATACTAGGGCTAGTTCTATTAACATCTTTATTAAAGGGAGTAGAAATAACTGAATACATATTTAAGTTTTGGCCTGTAGTTTTAATAATACTTGGATTTGAAATTATAGCTCATGTTTATTTTTCAAAGGAAGAACAATCAAAAGTAAAGTACGATATTTTAAGCATGTTTATGATTATATTAATAGGAATATTTAGCATAGGTGCATATACAATATCTTCACTTGATATAATGCCAAAGCTGTCAAGTTGTATAAATAGACAAGAATATAGTACTTTGATTAATGATAAAGAAATTAATATAGATAACAATATAAAAAAAGTGATAGTGGATTACCCAAGACACTATACATATGCAACATTGAATATAAAAGAGGGGGTTAAAAGTAAAATTATAGTTTCAGGAAAAGCAACAGTTTTAGCAAGTTCAAAAGAAAAATCAGAAAATATTATAAATAGTTCAAAAATAAAGTCAAGAGAAGTTGGAGATGATTTATATATAGAATTTGAAGATTTAGCAAAAGCTGAAAATTTAAATCCAGGAGTTACTAGAGTTGAATATACAATCTTTTTACCGGGAAATAAAAATATTGAAATAGAAGCAAATAATCAGAATATAGATATAAATGGAGATGCTGTGAAAAATAAGTGGGTTATAAAAAGACCTTTAGATGTAGATATAAATGTAGACTTAGATGATAATTTAGATATATTTGCAACAGTGGAAAATTCTAATGGATTAAAAGGAAATGTAGAGTGGAATAAAAATAATGATTTCCAGGATGAAGAATCAGATAGTAGATATACCAGAGGAAATGTTAAACTTAAAGAAGGGTTAAATAAAATTTATATAATGGAATGTGAAGAGGTTAAAGTAAATACTTTATATTAG
- a CDS encoding NADPH-dependent FMN reductase family protein yields the protein MNRKSKLLTFLLSILPGLSYVYLDNIQRGAVFFVSLITNLFIMFFTIEILGIYQGEALVIIFPIIWLIGMVDSMILVDKINKGYINNVEDYNKEFALEWGSKIPNKQVIAMALSIIPGAGHMYLNLKGQGIQLMGAFFLPFFLTDLLEINFLMFLVPMVWFYSLFDAMHKASEENLKDTNIPIFSSLKENTFLIKDKSKILGYLLITIGCIAIFQNILVDGFDALIKHLGITKYISIYEIKRYLTTGIVGIIFIIGGIKLLHGSKKYNLNKEGEI from the coding sequence ATGAATAGAAAAAGCAAATTATTGACTTTTTTATTATCAATATTACCAGGACTGTCTTATGTATATCTTGATAATATACAAAGGGGAGCAGTATTTTTTGTAAGCTTAATTACTAATTTGTTTATAATGTTTTTTACAATTGAAATTTTAGGTATATATCAGGGGGAAGCATTAGTAATAATATTTCCTATCATATGGCTGATAGGTATGGTTGATAGTATGATTTTAGTTGATAAAATAAATAAAGGATATATTAATAATGTTGAGGACTATAATAAAGAATTTGCTCTAGAATGGGGAAGTAAGATTCCAAATAAACAAGTTATAGCCATGGCATTATCTATAATTCCAGGAGCAGGACATATGTATCTGAATTTAAAAGGACAAGGTATTCAGTTAATGGGAGCTTTTTTCTTACCATTTTTTCTTACTGATCTTTTGGAAATTAATTTTTTGATGTTTTTAGTACCTATGGTTTGGTTCTATAGCTTATTTGATGCTATGCATAAAGCATCAGAAGAAAATTTAAAAGATACAAATATTCCTATATTTAGTTCTTTAAAAGAAAATACATTTTTAATAAAAGATAAAAGTAAAATACTTGGGTATTTATTGATTACTATAGGCTGTATAGCAATATTTCAAAATATACTAGTGGATGGATTTGATGCTCTAATTAAGCATTTAGGTATTACAAAATATATAAGTATTTATGAAATAAAAAGATATCTAACAACAGGGATTGTAGGCATTATATTTATAATAGGAGGTATAAAGCTTCTTCATGGTAGTAAAAAATATAATCTAAATAAAGAGGGGGAAATATAA
- a CDS encoding DUF6449 domain-containing protein: MKLKTSFFNRGVIFNDIKRFSWVGVVYLLGLLLTIPMGMLMINSEVENYGYYRENPIKRIFDFETGQSIILIGVIPIILGILLFRYMHVKKSSDMIHSLPIKRGNLYNSHIFVGILLLIIPVVITTIACVILNSTLSYNGYYKDIVYTVDILRWGGITIILSILIFMFTVLVGMITGISAAQGVLTYIFLFLPIGLTGLIVYNTGIFIYGFDGDSYLRGDLFKLSPLSIAPLVPNEDLMSVKAMLIYIVSFVIIYIVSKILYNKRNLESASQSIAFRSFKPIFKYGVTFCTMLLGGLYFAGSRNNIHWVLCWYIIMSVIGYFTAEIIIKKSLRVFKNVKGYCIYAGIIILLLLGMKFDIIGYEKYVPELGKVEGIYLDNSFYRLNDSEEKRLYYDEDNWNSIQQFHKEIINNKDKNLDTDNTNQAVAIAYKLKSGREVRRRYYILKEDYIKYLKPIYESKEYKEINNRIFEANYSDIEKITIRPVENSNKVTSITDQEDIKECLAILKDEISNQKYEDMTDKKVDWADINISLIEDKNKKEDDEDWIEGKYDNSINLRWDKSFVKFEKWLEEKGYIKNSRITPEEIAYATVEIKKDKDDTHIDQYDRYMNHDNKNIKRLDIFDNDKIEICLKNYENEYHRLDSNAKYIIGFYSEDKNNIAYGSFDEDSAPDFIKEFFK, encoded by the coding sequence ATGAAATTGAAAACATCATTTTTTAATAGAGGAGTAATATTTAATGATATAAAAAGATTTTCTTGGGTAGGAGTAGTCTACTTATTAGGTCTATTACTTACTATACCAATGGGAATGCTTATGATAAATAGTGAAGTTGAAAATTATGGATACTATAGAGAAAATCCAATAAAAAGGATATTTGATTTTGAAACTGGGCAATCAATAATATTAATAGGGGTTATACCTATTATTCTAGGTATTCTATTATTTAGATATATGCATGTAAAAAAATCATCAGATATGATTCACTCTCTTCCTATAAAAAGAGGGAATTTATATAATAGCCATATCTTTGTAGGTATATTACTTTTAATAATTCCGGTAGTTATTACTACAATTGCTTGTGTTATATTGAATTCTACATTATCTTATAATGGGTATTATAAAGATATTGTATATACAGTAGATATTCTAAGATGGGGCGGAATAACTATAATTTTAAGTATATTAATTTTTATGTTTACAGTTCTTGTAGGAATGATTACAGGAATATCAGCTGCTCAAGGGGTATTAACGTACATATTTTTATTTTTACCAATAGGTTTAACTGGTTTAATAGTTTATAATACGGGAATTTTTATTTATGGATTTGATGGTGATTCGTACTTGAGGGGAGATTTATTCAAATTATCTCCATTAAGCATTGCGCCTTTAGTACCAAATGAAGATCTTATGAGTGTTAAAGCAATGTTAATATATATAGTAAGTTTTGTTATTATATATATTGTATCAAAAATTTTATATAATAAAAGAAATCTAGAATCAGCATCTCAGTCTATTGCTTTTAGAAGTTTTAAGCCTATATTCAAGTATGGAGTAACATTTTGTACTATGCTATTAGGTGGATTGTATTTTGCTGGATCAAGAAATAATATTCATTGGGTACTATGTTGGTATATTATTATGTCTGTAATAGGATATTTTACTGCAGAAATCATTATAAAAAAATCTTTAAGAGTATTTAAAAATGTAAAAGGATATTGTATATATGCTGGTATAATAATACTGCTTTTATTAGGAATGAAGTTTGATATTATTGGATATGAAAAATATGTTCCAGAATTAGGCAAAGTAGAAGGTATATACCTTGATAACAGTTTCTATAGATTAAATGATTCTGAAGAGAAAAGACTCTATTATGATGAAGATAATTGGAATAGTATTCAACAATTTCATAAGGAAATTATAAATAATAAAGATAAGAATTTAGACACAGACAATACAAATCAAGCTGTTGCTATTGCATATAAATTAAAAAGCGGAAGAGAAGTAAGAAGAAGATATTATATTTTAAAAGAAGATTATATTAAATATCTAAAGCCAATTTATGAGTCTAAAGAGTATAAAGAAATAAACAATAGAATTTTTGAGGCTAATTATTCAGATATTGAAAAAATAACAATTAGACCTGTAGAAAATAGCAATAAAGTAACTTCTATAACTGATCAAGAAGATATTAAGGAATGTTTAGCTATTTTAAAAGACGAAATAAGCAATCAAAAATATGAAGATATGACAGATAAGAAAGTAGATTGGGCAGATATAAATATTTCATTAATAGAAGATAAAAATAAAAAAGAAGATGATGAAGATTGGATAGAAGGTAAGTATGACAATAGCATAAATTTAAGATGGGATAAATCTTTTGTTAAATTTGAAAAATGGCTAGAAGAGAAAGGTTATATAAAGAATTCAAGAATTACTCCAGAGGAAATAGCTTATGCTACCGTTGAAATAAAGAAAGATAAAGATGATACACATATAGATCAGTATGATAGATATATGAACCATGATAATAAAAATATAAAGAGATTAGATATATTCGATAATGATAAAATAGAAATCTGTTTAAAAAATTATGAAAATGAGTATCATCGTTTAGATTCAAACGCAAAGTATATTATAGGGTTTTACTCAGAGGATAAAAATAATATAGCTTATGGAAGTTTTGATGAAGACAGCGCTCCTGATTTTATTAAAGAATTTTTTAAATAA
- a CDS encoding ABC transporter ATP-binding protein, whose amino-acid sequence MIVAKNVSKSFEGFEALKDVSLSVEKGSVYGLVGSNGAGKTTLLKLLSGIYKQDSGEVYIDDNEVYENIDIKSDMIFMPDTLYFFSQYTIKEMSKFYKRIYANWNEDRFKKLEQVFNIDINKRINSLSKGMQRQVAFWLSLSTMPKVMILDEPVDGLDPVMRKKIKNLIIQDVAEREMTVFISSHNLRELEDICDHIGILHKGSMIIQKDLDDLKSDVHKIQVAFDEIPKDILDNIDVLYKEERGSIVLLIVRGKRENAISTLEKYEPKILDVLPLTLEEIFIYEMGGIGYEIENIIF is encoded by the coding sequence ATGATTGTAGCAAAGAATGTAAGTAAATCTTTTGAAGGATTTGAAGCTTTGAAAGATGTTAGTTTAAGTGTAGAAAAAGGTTCGGTATACGGGTTAGTAGGTTCAAATGGAGCTGGAAAAACTACACTTCTAAAGCTTTTATCAGGTATTTATAAACAAGACAGTGGAGAAGTATACATAGATGATAATGAAGTATATGAAAATATAGATATAAAATCAGACATGATATTTATGCCTGATACTCTTTACTTCTTTTCTCAATATACAATAAAAGAAATGTCTAAATTCTATAAAAGAATTTATGCAAATTGGAATGAGGATAGATTTAAAAAATTAGAGCAAGTTTTTAATATAGATATTAATAAAAGAATAAATAGTTTATCTAAAGGTATGCAAAGACAAGTTGCATTTTGGCTTAGCTTATCTACAATGCCAAAGGTTATGATTCTAGATGAGCCAGTAGATGGGTTAGATCCTGTTATGAGAAAAAAAATAAAAAATTTAATTATTCAAGATGTAGCAGAAAGAGAAATGACAGTATTTATTTCTTCTCACAATCTTAGAGAACTTGAAGATATATGTGATCACATAGGAATACTTCACAAAGGAAGTATGATAATTCAAAAAGATTTAGATGATTTAAAATCTGATGTTCATAAAATACAAGTTGCTTTTGATGAAATACCAAAAGATATTTTGGATAATATAGATGTGCTTTATAAGGAAGAAAGAGGAAGTATTGTTTTATTAATTGTTAGGGGCAAAAGAGAAAATGCAATATCTACATTAGAAAAGTATGAACCAAAGATTTTAGATGTTTTACCACTAACATTAGAAGAAATATTTATTTACGAAATGGGGGGAATCGGGTATGAAATTGAAAACATCATTTTTTAA
- a CDS encoding GntR family transcriptional regulator → MFELDLRSRLPIYEQLVEKFKELIISEVLKVDEKLPSVRTLSKQLTINPNTIQKAYRELERQGYIYSIKGKGSFVMSSAQITNSEKLTTIKKELVKNLSEAIYLGINKDEIIDMISEAENLVKGGEENDCSKECK, encoded by the coding sequence ATGTTTGAATTAGACTTAAGAAGCAGATTACCTATATATGAGCAACTAGTAGAGAAATTTAAAGAACTTATAATTAGTGAGGTTCTAAAAGTAGATGAAAAACTACCTTCAGTACGTACACTTTCAAAACAGCTTACAATTAATCCAAATACTATTCAAAAAGCATATAGAGAGTTAGAAAGACAAGGATATATATATTCTATAAAAGGGAAAGGAAGTTTTGTAATGTCATCAGCTCAAATTACAAATTCTGAAAAGTTAACAACTATAAAAAAGGAATTAGTTAAGAATTTATCTGAAGCTATTTATTTAGGAATTAATAAGGATGAAATTATAGATATGATTTCGGAAGCAGAGAATTTAGTTAAAGGAGGAGAAGAAAATGATTGTAGCAAAGAATGTAAGTAA